Sequence from the Fusobacterium periodonticum 1_1_41FAA genome:
TCTGGGTAATAGAAACATAGATATGAGACATATCCTTGAAAATATAATTTATCTTGAATTGCTTAGAAGAAAAGCTAATGTTTATATTGGACAGTTTGATAAAAATGAAATTGACTTTGTTGTTATCAATTCAAATGAAGTTGAATATTATCAAGTTGCTTTAACTATTTTAGATGAGAATACTTTAAAAAGGGAGTTAGCTGCATTTAAAAATATAAAAGATAATTACCCTAAGTATTTGATAACATTAGATAACGTACTACCAAATACTGATTATGAGGGAATAAAAATAATTAATGCTTTGGAATGGTTGTTGGGAGAGTAGATAGAAGATACAGTTTTTTTTATTAAAAGAGGTGGGGTTATGGAAGAATTAAAAATAGATGAGAGCTACGATAATGAACTAAAAGAAATTGAATTTTATAAAAATTCAACAACTCATCAATACATGTTACCTTATATTGGTTTCAATTATCAAGAACATAAAGTATTATTAGTTGCTGAAAGTCACTATCTTGGGAATGATGAAGATAGAAAAAAGGTAGCTAATTTTAAAGAATGGTATGAAGATAAAGGAAATATCTCTCTATCAAAAAAAGGATACGAACATATACATACAAGAGGAGTAGTTCAAACATGGTTTTCTAATGGAAATGGACTTTTTCAAAAAATAAAAAAAGAACTTGAAAATGCTAATATTGATATAAAATATTTTTGGGAAAGAATTGCGTTCATGAATTTTTTTATAGTTCCCTCAACAAATGGAAGTAGAGAAATTTATAGTACAAAAGAAGTGGAGGAAAAATCTTTAACTAATTTTGAAGAAGTTATTAAAATACTAAAACCAAACTATATACTATTTCTTAGTAAAAGAAGCTACTATATTTTTGAAAAAAATAACTCAGAATACCTAAATAAGACTTTTCCTTTTTCCCACCCTACCTCAATATGGTGGTATAGAAAAAGAAAAGATGGAAAAAGAGCAAAAGGTGAATTCAAAGAGAAAATAGAAATAATTTTTAAAAGTAAAAACAGAAAAAACTCATTCCAAAAAATGGAGGACACTTAAAATATGCAAATCTTATTACTTATTTTTAAACTACTTGGATTTTTTATCAACCATGCTTCTGAAAAAAAGAAATTTTATATAGATGATAAATGGACAATAGAGTTGCCTCCTGATTGGGAGAGAATATTTTTAGAAATTGAACTTGAGCTTGATAATTCTCCTATCTTTGAAACTATATTTTTTAAACCAGGTAGTGATTTAAGTATAGGAGTTTACTATCTTAATTTACTAAAAGATGATAATTATAGGGATGTTGAAGCTGATATCCCAGATGTAATAGCGGTATTTGAAGAAATAATGGATAAAATAGAAGATAAGAAAGAATATAAGATTCCAAATTATAAAAGTTCAAAAATTAAATCTTATGAGTATACTTATTATAAAAATGATAAAAAATTTTATGCTATTAAAACAGGTTTTTTTATGAAAGGATGTTTATTAAGAGTTAATATAGCATCTACAATAAAAAAAGAAGTAGAAAAAGCAATGTACTATCTATTTAGTATAAAACAAGTAGATCTAAAAGATATAACTTATTTTGATAAGAATAATAGTTATAAATAATAAATATATAAAAATTTTAAGAGGAGAAAAATATCTATGAAAAAAATACTTATTCTAATTTATTTTATTTTTAGTATTTCGATAATTGCTGAATATTATAAGAAAGGTAACGAAGTCTATTATGAGGGTTATGATCATAAAAATGGAAAATTTATAGATTATAATGAAAAAGTTGAAGATGTTGATTTAAATTCATTAGAGCAAATAAATGACTTTTATGCAAGAGATAAAAATAGGGTATACTTTAGAGGAAAAAAAACAGATATAGACAGGGATTATATTCAAATAGTAAGATTAAATCTAGTAAAAGATAGGGATTTTGTTTACTATGAAGATAAAAAATTAAAAGTATCTCCTAATGATTCTTTATTTGTAAATAGAAATGTTACAAATAAAAGTCTTCCAGATATTAATGTAGGTTATGGATTTTATGTAAAAGATTTTCAGAATGCTTATTATGTGAAAATAGATGAAGATAGGAATATAGAAGAAATTAAACTTGAAGATGCTAATGTTGACAAATTGGTATCATGGAATGATATCCTAGCAAAAGATGGAAAAAATATTTATTACTATGGTAAAAAAATAGACTACATCGATGCTTCAACTTTTGATGGACGTGGATTTGGCTATGCAAAAGATAAGAATAACATCTATTATGATGTGACAATAGTAAAAAATGCTGATTATAAATCATTTAAAGAAATCAAAGGTTCCATAAGTTTTGCAAAAGATAAATATAACATATTTTATGAAGGTAAAATAATTGAAGGTGCAGATATAAAAAGTTTCGAACCACTTAAAAATGGATTTTCAAAAGATAAATACGGTTACTTTTATAATGAGCAAAGATTAGAAGGTATTAATTATGAAGATATTAAAGATTTTATGAATACTTTTGGAGTTGATAAGAAAAAAGTTCCAGGTTATAAATATAAATAAGAAAGAGGAGAAAAAATGACTAACAAATTTTATGGTATAGGTGTTGGAGTTGGTGATCCTGAAGAAATCACTATAAAGGCAATAAACACCTTAAAAAAATTAGATGTAGTTATATTACCAGAGGCTAAAAAAGATGATGGTAGTGTTGCTTATGAAATTGCAAAACAATATATGAAAGAAGATGTTGAAAAAGTTTTTGTTGAATTTCCTATGCTAAAATCTCTTGAAGATAGAGAAAATGCAAGAAAAGAAAATGCTAAGATAGTTCAAAAACTTTTAGACGAAGGAAAGAATGTTGGTTTCTTAACTATTGGAGATACTATGACATACAGTACCTATGTATATATTTTAGAGCATCTTCCTGAAAAATATTTAGTTGAAACAGTTCCAGGAGTTTCATCATTCGTTGATATGGCTTCAAGATTTAATTTCCCACTTATGATAGGAGATGAAACTTTAAAAGTAGTATCACTTAACAAAAAAACTAATATTGAATTTGAATTAGAAAATAATGATAATATAGTTTTTATGAAAGTTAGTAGAAACTTTGAAAACTTAAAACAAGCATTAATAAAAACTGGAAATATAGATAAAATTATTATGGTTTCAAATTGTGGAAAAGAAAGTCAAAAAGTTTATTATGACATAAAAGATTTAACAGAAGATGATATTCCATATTTTACAACTCTAATTGTAAAAAAAGGTGGATTTGAAAAATGGAGAAAATTTAGTATATAAGGAGAGACCATATTATGAAAAAATTATTAGCTATATTATTTTTAATTATTGCAATTCAAGGTATTGCTGAAACAGTAGTAAAAGGAACTTATGAAACTAAAAGAAAAAGATACGTTGAGTTAACTCAAACGTTAGAGAAAGAAATATTCTTAAATTATACTCTACCAGATAATAAAAAAGAAATTGTAACTTATAAAGGAAAAGATTTTGACATTTTAGTAAGTAAAAATGATTTACTTGAGCTTTACAATAGACGTAGAGTAGATAAAATAGATGATATCAAGAACAAAATATCATATAAAGATGAGAAATTTGAATATTTTAGGAATTATTTTTCTGAATTAATTGAAAATAATAAAGCTGTTGTCTATGATAGAAAAAATGAAAAAGAAATAAATTACCTTATAAAAGTGAAATATAGTAATGCAATTTTTTATGATAAGGGTAGAGGTTCTCTTTACAATGGATATAATTTCTATGCTGATAAAGAATGGACAGAGTTAGCCTTACAATCTGATGTAATAACTCAATTTGGAGTTGAAATACATTCTAGTATAGGAGATAACCCATATAATAGAGAATTGAGTCCAGAAGCTAAGAAAAATTTTGAAAATAATAAAAGTTTTAATCAAAGAAAAGAATTATATGAAAAAGCTATGCAAACACCAGATGTAACTCAAAGTTTTAGTTACTAAAATAAATTATAGAATTTAAAAAAGAAAGGATTTTAAAAATGGAAAAATATAAAGAAAAAGTTTACTTTATAGGAGCAGGACCTGGTGACCCTGAATTAATAACTATAAAAGGACAAAGAATTGTTAAAGAAGCCGATGTTATTATTTATGCAGGTTCATTAGTTCCAAAAGAAGTTATTGACTGTCATAAAGAAGGAGCAGAAATTTACAACTCAGCATCTATGTCTTTGGATGAAGTTATAGATGTTACTGTGAAAGCTATAAAAGCTAACAAAAAAGTGGCAAGAGTTCATACAGGAGACCCAGCAATCTATGGTGCTCATAGAGAACAAATGGATATGCTAGATGAATATGGAATAGAATATGAAGTTATTCCAGGTGTAAGTTCATTTTTAGCCTCTGCAGCTGCTTTGAAAAAAGAATTTACCTTACCTACTGTTTCTCAAACAGTAATATGTACAAGAATAGAAGGAAGAACTCCTGTTCCTGAAAAAGAAAGCTTAGAAAGTTTAGCAAAACATAGAGCTTCTATGGCAATATTTTTATCAGTTCATATGATAGATAAAGTTGTTGAAACTCTAGCTACTTCTTATCCTATGACAACACCTGTGGCAGTTGTTCAAAGAGCTAGCTGGCCTGATCAAAAAATAGTTTTAGGTACTCTTGAAACTATTGAACAAAAAGTTAAAGAAGCAGGAATAAACAAAACTGCACAAATATTAGTTGGAGATTTTTTAGGTAATGAATATGAAAAATCTAAATTATATGATAAATATTTTACTCATGAATATAGAGAAGCTGTAAAAAAATAAAATCTGGAGGTATTTTTATGAAATACAATGATTTAATACCAGAGTTAGTAGTTTCTAATATCAATATCTCAAGAGATTTTTATGTTAATATGTTAGGCTTTAAAGTTGAATATGAAAGAGAAGAGGACAAATTTATATTTTTGTCACTTGGAAATATCCAATTAATGTTAGAAGAAGGTTCTGAAGAGGAATTATCTCAAATGGAATATCCTTTTGGAAAAGGAATTAATTTTACATTTGGTGTCAATAATGTTGATGAACTTTATTCAAAATTTAAAATAAAAAAGAATTTATTAAAAAGAGATATTGAAGTAAGAGAATTTAGAGTTAATGATGAAATTATTTATGTAAAAGAATTTTCAATAGTAGACCCAGATGGCTATTTTATTAGAATATCAGAATAGTATTGATATAGTTAAAAGATAGTTTTATAAAATTTACATCGTATTTTTACAACAAAAATCAGATGTAAAATTTTATGTCGCATTTATGACTGATTTATGCTATAATTTCTCTTGGAGGATGATATGAAAGAAAGTAAAGAGCTTGAATTAAAATCAACAATAACAAATACTTTTTTAAAAACAGTTAGTGCTTTTTCTAACTATAATTCAGGAAAAATTATATTTGGTGTTGATGACAATGGAAAAATTATTGGTTTAGAAAATATAGAAGAACTTTGTTTAGATTTAGAAAATAAAATAAATGATAATATAAGTCCTAAACCAGATTTTAAATTTATTAAAGACACTAAAAAAAATATAATCACCCTTATAGTTGAAGAAGGATTTAATAAACCATATCTTTATAAAGGGAAGGCATACAAAAGAAATGATACCTCAACAGTGGAAGTTGACAGAATAGAATTAAATAGACTAACATTGTTAGGTTTGAATCAGTATTATGAAGAATTAAAAGCTAGAAAGCAGGATTTAGAGTTTAAAGTTTTAACAAAAGAACTAGAAGAAAAATTATCATTAAAAGATGTTTCAAAAGATGTTTTAAAAACTTTAAATCTATATGATGATAAAATTGGTTACAATAATGCAGCTGAACTCTTTGCTGATAACAACACCTTTTCAGGAACTGATATTGCAAAATTTGGAAAAAATATAGATGAAATTTTAGATAGAAATTTATTTATAAATATGTCTATTATTTCTCAATTTCAAAAAACTTCAGAAGTTTTTAATAGATATTACAAATACGAACAAATACTTGGCTCAGAAAGAATAGAAAAAGAATTAATTCCAGAAAAAGCATTTAGAGAAACAATTGCAAATGCTTTAATTCATAGAACTTGGGATGTTAATTCTAATATAAGAGTATCTATGTATGAAGATAAAATAGAGATTTCTTCGCCAGGTGGACTACCTAGTGGAATAAGTGAAAAAGAGTATTTGAACGGACAAATCTCTCAACTTAGAAATCCTATTTTAGCAAATATATTTTTTAGATTAAAATATATTGAAATGTTTGGAACAGGTATAAGAAGAATAAATGAAAGTTATAAAGATTATGCAGTTAAACCAGCTTTTGAAATTTTTGAAAACTCAATTAAAATAACTTTACCAATAATAAAAACAGAATTATTTTTAACGACAGATGAAAAAATAATAATGGATATTTTGGAAAAAGGTGCAATATTATCAAGTAGTGAAATTTTAAAAATGACTGAATTTAAAAAAGACAAGTTAAATAGACTATTAAAAAAATTAATTCAAAAGAATTATATTGATATAATAGGAAATGGGAGAGGAACTAAATATTTAAAAAAATAATAAAAATGTTAATAATGAAAAATAAAAAATATTTCATGTATTAAGTTATTGAAGTAATAATTTCAAAAAATTTTCTTTGAATATTTGATAAAATGTAAAATAATTATTAAGAAATATAAAAAGTATAGATTAATATGAGTATTTTATTTATAAATTTAGAAAGGTGGAAAAATAAATGAATAAAATTATAATAAAAGAATTATTTAATTCATTTATTCCTAAAGAATATTATAAAAAAATAAAGATAAATTTAAAAATATTGAATTTTTTCTTTTGAAGAAAATAATGAAGAATTAAATTTAGATTTTTTTTCTTTACCAGTTTCTAATGATAAAATAAAAGTTACTAAATTTACTGATTATAAAAAATTATATTCATTTAATGAAAAAAGTTTCCTTATCAATTTTAAAGAATTATTGGAAAATTTAGAAAAAGAATTAAAAAATTTAAAAAATATTTAAATAAAAAAAGGAAAAAATATCTTATGAAAAAAATTTGTATGTATTTAATGAATGGAATGGCAGATCATGAACATGGTTATTTATTAACAGCACTATCATCACAAATAAAACCTAAATATGAATTTTGCACAGTTGCTTTAACAAAAGAACCTATTGTTACAATGGGAGGATTAAAAATTATCCCAGATTATGTATTAAATGAAATAAATAAAGATGATATTATAGCCTTAATTTTAATAGGAGCAGATATACAACTATGGTTAAATAAAGAGCAAGAAACTATTTTAAATTTAGCTGTTGAATTATTAAAAAGAAATATTTTAGTTGCTGGAATATGTGGAGCAACATTAGGATTAGCTAGTAAAGGACTTTTAGATGAAAGAATTCATACAAGTAATATAGAATTTTTATTAACAAATTTTGTAAAAAGTTATAAAGGAATAAAAAACTATAAAAATGATGTTGTAGCTGTTTCTGATAAAAACTTAATTACTGCAAGTTCAGCTGGTTCCTTATTATGGGCTAAATACATTTTAGAAAATTTAGAAATTTTTTCAAAAACTGCAATAGAAAGCTGGTATAAATATTATAATTTAGGTATTTCTAAATATTATATTGAATTTATGGAGAAAATTTCAAAAGAAGAAGATTTTTAACAAAAATCAGATGTAAAATTTTATGTCGCATTTATGACTGATTTATAATTAAATTATTTTTTTATAACGGAGGTAAAAATGAAAACATTAAATAAAAAAACTTGGCAATATGAAAAACATGGTATTGATGGAGAAGTAGAGTTATTTGGAGTAAATATTTTTGATTATAAATGGGAAAATACTAATACTGTTGCTATTTTAGATCCAAAATACAATAACGAATATCATTTTAATGTTTACAAAGTTATTATAGATGGAAAAGAATATGAGTTTGCAGCAGGAGAAGTTAGTAATAATGTTTGGTGCTTTTATCTACCTAAGGAGTAACTATGAAAAGAAAATTTATCAATGTTACAAAAGAATATATAGAAAACTTAGCTCCTACAGATTTTTGTGTTGAACTTATTCAACCTGCTTGGGAGACAGTGAATATTTATGGAAGTTATGAGGAATATGAAGAGTCATTAAAACCTTATACAACTGAACAAAGATACTTGCTTGCAATGCATTGGCTTGGAGCAGAAGTTGATAATGGAGGTTTTCAACAATTTTTAGGTAACTCTACAGGTATCGTTTGGGAAGATGCATATAAAGGATATCAAGCTATTGGCTCAGAAAAATTAGCTTATTTGATTGAAGAACTAATAAAAGTTTATGGCAGAAATATCCCTTTTGATAGAGAAGAAAGAGGAAATATATTAGAAAGTTTTAGTCAAGAAAAATTAGCAGAAATAGATACAATTACAGATCTATATTATGAAATTGAAGAGCCTGAATGGAGAAAAGTTACTCTTTGGGTAAAAGCTAACAGTGAAAAATTTTTTATTCAAGCTGAAATAAATGATTATAGTAGATAAACATATACTTTAGACTAGGGAAGATATCATGAAGAATAAAATTGAAGAAAGTTATAATAAATGTCTTAATCTTTTCAAAGAGGGTAAAAGAGATACTGAAGAATACAGAAAAGAACTTGAAAATGTAATAGAGTTAGCTAAAGACAATAATGAATTTAAACTTTGCTATTTCAATGCTAAATTTAGATTAGCACAATTCTATAATGAAAAACATAAGTATGATTTATCTAAAAAACATTTTTTAGAATTAATTAATGATAAAAATATGAAAGAGTTTAAGTTAGATGCAATAATGCATCATGCTTACAATCTAAGAATTCTAAAAAAATATGATGAAGCTACTTTTTGGTATGAGAAATTATCTGAACTTTCAACTTCAAAATATTATGATGAGGTTGTTTTAGAAGGTTTAGCTAAATGTGCTACTATGGTTAATGATTTAGAAAAAGAAAGAGAAAACTATCGTATCTTACTTTCAAGTTGTTTAAATAAAGAAGATTTTAAAGGCTTAGCTGAAAAAATTCTCAATTTAAGAAGTCAGTTATTGAGTACAGTAGACCAAAAACAAAAAGAAAAAATAAATACTGAAATTATTTACTTAAATAATGACCTAGATACTGGATACTACAAACTAATAGATCTAAAAATGAAAATAGCAAAAAGTTATTTTAATGAAAAAAAATATGAAGATTGTAGAAAAGAAGTAGAAACCATATTTGAATTCTTGGAGTACAGTATAAGCGATATGCAAGACTATGCTATTACAAATGCTAATATGATTTTAGGAAAAACTTATTTTGAAGAAGCTAACTTTGAAAAAGCAAGAGAATATTTTGAACCTATTGCTAATACTCCTAAAGAAGATAAATATTATAAATATATGATTAGTGATATACATGCTGCTAGAAATTTTTTAGCAAAGATGAAATAAAAGTAATTAGAAAATGTTTTTATTTTTAATTAATTATAATTTAGAAATTTATTAAAAAGGGGATAATAATGGAAATAAAATTAAAGTCTTATTTTATAGAAATTCCAGATGATAGATTAAATTTATTTAGTAAAATTAAAAATAAGTTAGATAAAAATAATCTTTATGATAAAATTATTACTGATATTCAAACAATAGATATAATAGATCCTAAAAAATTTAAAAGTATAAAAAATGATGAAAAAAAGATTTTTAAAAAAGAAAATAAACTTATTGGGACTGTTTATTATGGAAAATATGGAATTGAACGTAGAGTATATAATATTGAAAATGAAGAAAAAGAAGAAATCACTGAAAACGAAGCTATTCAAGATAGATATTTATACTTTATAAATAGATTTAGAGATGAAAAAAATTCAAAAGACTATATTATTTTTATTATTGAAACAAAAGAAAATAAAAGTCCTCTAGAAATGTTTTACTATCATTTTAAAAATAAATACAATTTAATAATAGAAGCTGTTACTGAAAAAGATATAATGGAATATTTTTTGAAAAATTCAGTTATTGATATGAGATATGTGAGCTATAAAGAAAAAGATGTGAATAATATTTTTGGAAAACTTCTTGATGAAAAAGAAATAGTAGAAATAAAACCAGACATAAAAAAAGTAGAGTTAAAAATTAAATTAGATTCTGATTTAAAAGAAAAAGAAAAAATAGAAATTCTTAATTCCCATTTTAGAAGTAAAATTTCTCATGATGAGTATATTTCATTAAGTCTAAAGAATGGTAGAAAAATAAAAATAACAAATCAAAAGGTTGAACTTGATAAATATTTTTATGTAGAGGATGTTGAAAAATTTTATTCTGAAGATGGAGAACTTTTACTAGAAAAAATAGAAGGAATTTTAGATGATAATTTTGAATATATCAAAAATATTCTAATAGGCGGAAAAAATGTTTAGTTGGGGTATTATTACTATATTCATAATAATAGCTACATTCTATATAAAATGGATATTTTTTGATAACACAAAAGATTCTAAAATTTCATTTAAAGAAATTTTTAAAAATTTAGATTATCTAAAGACTTCCAAAAATAAAATTAATATGAAAGATTTATTGATGTTTTTAATATTTCCATTTATAATTTCAATTACTTCTATTTTTATTTTAGAAATAAGAATAGATTTTAATAATTCTTTAACACTTATTATTAGTATAATATCGTCAATATTATTAAATTTTTGGACTATTTTATTGACTGCAAGAGATAAAATGGAAAAAGAAAAATATAAGTATGTAATTAATCTTTCCAGTAATATAGTTCTAGAAATTTTCATATCAATAATTTTTATCATATTATTTATATTTAAAGAATTAAAACTAGATTTTCTTGATGAAATAATAAGTAAAATAAATTTAATAAAAATTATAAAAACAGTATATTTATTTTTAATATTACTTTATACGATTAACTTTTTAATGATTTTACAAAGAATTTATTTAATATCAAATTATGAAAAAAAAGAATAAAAATAATGATTAGTGATATACATGCTGCTAGAAATTTTTTAGCAAAGATGAAATAAAAAAATAAACCCTTATTATTGCTTTTTATCATAAATATGCTATACTAAAAATAAAAAGTGTATCATTTGATAGATAAGGGGAAATTATGAGTAAGTCTATAGAAGAAAAATTAAGAATACTAAGTGATGCTGCCAAATATGATGTTTCATGTTCATCAAGTGGAAGCAGTAGAAAAAATACAAATAATGGCTTAGGAAATGCTGCTATAAATGGTATATGCCATTCATGGTCAGCAGATGGAAGATGTATTTCTTTACTGAAAATACTTATGACAAACTATTGTATATATGATTGTAAATACTGTATCAATCGTAAAGATAATGATATTGAAAGAGCAATACTAAGTCCTGATGAAATTGTAAAATTAACTATAAATTTTTATAGGAGAAACTATATTGAAGGACTTTTTCTAAGTTCAGGAATAATAAAAAGTGCAGACTATACAATGGAGTTAATGATTGCTGTAGCAAAAAAACTTAGACTGGAAGAAAAATTTAATGGCTATATCCATATGAAAGTAATCCCAGGAGCTAGTAGACAGCTTATTAATGAAATTGGCCTATATGTAGATAGAGTTTCAGTAAATATTGAATTTGCAGAAAATACTGCTCTTAAACTTCTTGCACCTGATAAGAAAGCCACTGATATTTCTACATCAATGGGACTTATTCGTAAAAATATGATTGAAAATGCAGAAGATAAAAAGATTTTTAAAAGCACCCCTTCTTTTATTCCAGCAGGTCAGACAACACAAATGATAATAGGGGCTAGTGGAGAAAGTGATTATGCAATACTTTCTAGAAGTGAAAATCTTTATAAAAATTTTGATTTAAAAAGAGTTTATTATTCAGGTTATGTACCTGTAAATAAATCAGGAATTCTTGTAAGTACTGAACAAGCTGTACCTATGATAAGAGAACATAGACTTTATCAAGCTGACTGGCTATTAAGATTTTATGACTTCAAAGCTGATGAAATTCTTGATGAAAAAGATCCTTTTGTTGACCCTCTTCTTGATCCAAAAACAAATTGGGCTATAAAAAATTCTCATTTTTTTCCCATAGAAGTAAATAAAGCTTCATACAGAGACTTACTAAGAGTTCCAGGAATAGGTGTAACGTCAGCTAAACGTATAGTTATGACTAGAAAATACAGTACAATAAGATATGAACATTTAAAAAAATTAGGAATAGTCATAAAAAGAGCTAAATACTTTATTACTATAAATGGAGAATTTTTAGGATTTAAAAAGGAAAATCCTGAACTATTAAGAAATACTCTTATGGAAAAAGAAAAAATGGTAACAGAGCAGTTAAGACTTTTTAATGGCTTATAGCTTTGCTTTTAACTTGAATATATAAGGAGAAATATATTGGCAAATTATTATTATGATGGAAGCTTTGATGGATTACTAACAGTTATCTATATGGCATATGAAGATAGAGAAAATAAAATGCTTAGAGTTAATGCTAATACTGAACAGCTTATTTTATCCCTAGATGGTATCCATATTGTAACTGACTTTTCTAAAGCTAGACGGGTTGAAAAAGCTATATGTGAAAAGTTATCTTATAACTTTCTAAATAATATACGTACTTGCTTTCTATCATATGATAAAAATAAGGATACTGTGATAATTCATACAGTCTATAAAGCACTGAAGCAAGGAGAAGAAATTTTAAATTCTTTAGATGAACATGCTTTTTACGTTAATAAACTAGTAAAACAGGTATTGAATGAAAGACATAAATACCTTGGATTAGTAAGATTTAAAGAAATGAAAGATGGTACAATGTTTTCAACAATTGAGCCTAAAAATAATGTTCTTCCTATCCTAATTTCTCATTTTAAAAATAGAATGAAGAGAGAAAAATTTGCAATTTTTGATAGTGGAAGAAAAATGATAGTTTACTATGATGGAGAAAAAGCTGAAATCTTTTTTGTAGAATCTCTTGAAATTGAGTGGAGCGATGAAGAAATAGAATACTCAAAACTTTGGAAAACTTTTCATAAAACTATCTCAATAAAAGAAAGAGAAAACAAAAAACTTCAACAAAGTAACCTTCCAAAATATTATTGGAAATATCTTGTTGAAGATATGTAGAAAGGAAAAAATATGAAATTAGCATTCTGGACTGTAACTAAAGGTGCAGGAAATATTGCAAGAGAATATAAAGAAAAATTACAAGAA
This genomic interval carries:
- a CDS encoding bleomycin resistance protein translates to MKYNDLIPELVVSNINISRDFYVNMLGFKVEYEREEDKFIFLSLGNIQLMLEEGSEEELSQMEYPFGKGINFTFGVNNVDELYSKFKIKKNLLKRDIEVREFRVNDEIIYVKEFSIVDPDGYFIRISE
- a CDS encoding DKNYY domain-containing protein is translated as MKKILILIYFIFSISIIAEYYKKGNEVYYEGYDHKNGKFIDYNEKVEDVDLNSLEQINDFYARDKNRVYFRGKKTDIDRDYIQIVRLNLVKDRDFVYYEDKKLKVSPNDSLFVNRNVTNKSLPDINVGYGFYVKDFQNAYYVKIDEDRNIEEIKLEDANVDKLVSWNDILAKDGKNIYYYGKKIDYIDASTFDGRGFGYAKDKNNIYYDVTIVKNADYKSFKEIKGSISFAKDKYNIFYEGKIIEGADIKSFEPLKNGFSKDKYGYFYNEQRLEGINYEDIKDFMNTFGVDKKKVPGYKYK
- a CDS encoding DMP19 family protein, whose amino-acid sequence is MKRKFINVTKEYIENLAPTDFCVELIQPAWETVNIYGSYEEYEESLKPYTTEQRYLLAMHWLGAEVDNGGFQQFLGNSTGIVWEDAYKGYQAIGSEKLAYLIEELIKVYGRNIPFDREERGNILESFSQEKLAEIDTITDLYYEIEEPEWRKVTLWVKANSEKFFIQAEINDYSR
- a CDS encoding putative DNA modification/repair radical SAM protein; amino-acid sequence: MSKSIEEKLRILSDAAKYDVSCSSSGSSRKNTNNGLGNAAINGICHSWSADGRCISLLKILMTNYCIYDCKYCINRKDNDIERAILSPDEIVKLTINFYRRNYIEGLFLSSGIIKSADYTMELMIAVAKKLRLEEKFNGYIHMKVIPGASRQLINEIGLYVDRVSVNIEFAENTALKLLAPDKKATDISTSMGLIRKNMIENAEDKKIFKSTPSFIPAGQTTQMIIGASGESDYAILSRSENLYKNFDLKRVYYSGYVPVNKSGILVSTEQAVPMIREHRLYQADWLLRFYDFKADEILDEKDPFVDPLLDPKTNWAIKNSHFFPIEVNKASYRDLLRVPGIGVTSAKRIVMTRKYSTIRYEHLKKLGIVIKRAKYFITINGEFLGFKKENPELLRNTLMEKEKMVTEQLRLFNGL
- the cobI gene encoding precorrin-2 C(20)-methyltransferase, producing the protein MTNKFYGIGVGVGDPEEITIKAINTLKKLDVVILPEAKKDDGSVAYEIAKQYMKEDVEKVFVEFPMLKSLEDRENARKENAKIVQKLLDEGKNVGFLTIGDTMTYSTYVYILEHLPEKYLVETVPGVSSFVDMASRFNFPLMIGDETLKVVSLNKKTNIEFELENNDNIVFMKVSRNFENLKQALIKTGNIDKIIMVSNCGKESQKVYYDIKDLTEDDIPYFTTLIVKKGGFEKWRKFSI
- the cobM gene encoding precorrin-4 C(11)-methyltransferase, with the protein product MEKYKEKVYFIGAGPGDPELITIKGQRIVKEADVIIYAGSLVPKEVIDCHKEGAEIYNSASMSLDEVIDVTVKAIKANKKVARVHTGDPAIYGAHREQMDMLDEYGIEYEVIPGVSSFLASAAALKKEFTLPTVSQTVICTRIEGRTPVPEKESLESLAKHRASMAIFLSVHMIDKVVETLATSYPMTTPVAVVQRASWPDQKIVLGTLETIEQKVKEAGINKTAQILVGDFLGNEYEKSKLYDKYFTHEYREAVKK
- a CDS encoding ATP-binding protein; this translates as MKESKELELKSTITNTFLKTVSAFSNYNSGKIIFGVDDNGKIIGLENIEELCLDLENKINDNISPKPDFKFIKDTKKNIITLIVEEGFNKPYLYKGKAYKRNDTSTVEVDRIELNRLTLLGLNQYYEELKARKQDLEFKVLTKELEEKLSLKDVSKDVLKTLNLYDDKIGYNNAAELFADNNTFSGTDIAKFGKNIDEILDRNLFINMSIISQFQKTSEVFNRYYKYEQILGSERIEKELIPEKAFRETIANALIHRTWDVNSNIRVSMYEDKIEISSPGGLPSGISEKEYLNGQISQLRNPILANIFFRLKYIEMFGTGIRRINESYKDYAVKPAFEIFENSIKITLPIIKTELFLTTDEKIIMDILEKGAILSSSEILKMTEFKKDKLNRLLKKLIQKNYIDIIGNGRGTKYLKK
- a CDS encoding DJ-1/PfpI family protein, giving the protein MKKICMYLMNGMADHEHGYLLTALSSQIKPKYEFCTVALTKEPIVTMGGLKIIPDYVLNEINKDDIIALILIGADIQLWLNKEQETILNLAVELLKRNILVAGICGATLGLASKGLLDERIHTSNIEFLLTNFVKSYKGIKNYKNDVVAVSDKNLITASSAGSLLWAKYILENLEIFSKTAIESWYKYYNLGISKYYIEFMEKISKEEDF